One genomic region from Bos indicus isolate NIAB-ARS_2022 breed Sahiwal x Tharparkar chromosome 17, NIAB-ARS_B.indTharparkar_mat_pri_1.0, whole genome shotgun sequence encodes:
- the TMEM192 gene encoding transmembrane protein 192 isoform X1: MEDGSLDLIQSIEDDPLLDTQHLPHHSLHAHFRPRFHPLPTVIIANLLLLIHLVFVILAFLTGVLCSYPNPMEDKCPGNYTNPLKVQTVIILGKVILWILYFLLERYIQYHHCKVRNRGYNKIYRSTRHLKRLPLMIHSTGSTALLLLLCLQHSFPEPSTWYLDLILATLALELICSLTCLLVYTVKIQKFNKAKPQPDVLEEEKIYAYSNNITSETGFRPLSSLEELVEKQGDIIVYLKRHNALLSQRLLAFSSSDLGSQPSGI, encoded by the exons ATGGAGGAC GGTTCCTTGGATCTTATCCAGAGTATTGAAGATGACCCTCTTCTGGACACCCAGCATCTTCCACATCACTCTTTACATGCTCATTTTAGGCCCAGATTCCACCCTCTTCCTACAGTCATCATAGCAAATCTTCTCTTGCTGATACAT CTTGTGTTTgttattttagcatttttaacAGGTGTGCTTTGTTCTTACCCCAATCCAATGGAGGACAAGTGCCCAGGAAACTATACCAACCCATTGAAAGTTCAGACAGTCATAATCCTTGGAAAAGTTATTTTGTGGATTCTGTATTTCCTTCTTGAACGATATATTCAGTATCACCATTGCAAAGTAAGAAACCGAGGCTATAACAAGATCTACCGGTCAACAAGACATCTGAAAAGACTTCCACTGATGATACACTCCACTG GCAGCACGGcactcctcctcctgctctgcctGCAGCACTCCTTCCCTGAGCCCAGCACCTGGTACCTGGACCTCATTTTGGCCACCCTGGCCCTGGAGCTGATCTGTTCCCTGACATGCCTGCTTGTGTACACAG tgaaaattcaaaaatttaataaAGCCAAGCCACAGCCTGATGTACTTGAGGAAGAAAAAATCTATGCTTACTCCAACAATATTACCTCGGAGACTGGATTCAG GCCTCTCTCGAGCCTGGAGGAACTTGTGGAGAAGCAGGGAGACATCATAGTGTACTTGAAGCGGCACAACGCACTCCTCAGTCAGCGGCTGCTGGCCTTCTCGTCCTCTGACCTCGGCTCACAGCCAAGTGGGATTTGA
- the TMEM192 gene encoding transmembrane protein 192 isoform X2 — MEDGSLDLIQSIEDDPLLDTQHLPHHSLHAHFRPRFHPLPTVIIANLLLLIHLVFVILAFLTGVLCSYPNPMEDKCPGNYTNPLKVQTVIILGKVILWILYFLLERYIQYHHCKVRNRGYNKIYRSTRHLKRLPLMIHSTVKIQKFNKAKPQPDVLEEEKIYAYSNNITSETGFRPLSSLEELVEKQGDIIVYLKRHNALLSQRLLAFSSSDLGSQPSGI, encoded by the exons ATGGAGGAC GGTTCCTTGGATCTTATCCAGAGTATTGAAGATGACCCTCTTCTGGACACCCAGCATCTTCCACATCACTCTTTACATGCTCATTTTAGGCCCAGATTCCACCCTCTTCCTACAGTCATCATAGCAAATCTTCTCTTGCTGATACAT CTTGTGTTTgttattttagcatttttaacAGGTGTGCTTTGTTCTTACCCCAATCCAATGGAGGACAAGTGCCCAGGAAACTATACCAACCCATTGAAAGTTCAGACAGTCATAATCCTTGGAAAAGTTATTTTGTGGATTCTGTATTTCCTTCTTGAACGATATATTCAGTATCACCATTGCAAAGTAAGAAACCGAGGCTATAACAAGATCTACCGGTCAACAAGACATCTGAAAAGACTTCCACTGATGATACACTCCACTG tgaaaattcaaaaatttaataaAGCCAAGCCACAGCCTGATGTACTTGAGGAAGAAAAAATCTATGCTTACTCCAACAATATTACCTCGGAGACTGGATTCAG GCCTCTCTCGAGCCTGGAGGAACTTGTGGAGAAGCAGGGAGACATCATAGTGTACTTGAAGCGGCACAACGCACTCCTCAGTCAGCGGCTGCTGGCCTTCTCGTCCTCTGACCTCGGCTCACAGCCAAGTGGGATTTGA